One segment of Nostoc piscinale CENA21 DNA contains the following:
- a CDS encoding peroxiredoxin produces the protein MPLAVGTDAPAFTVKDTNGNTVSLSDFAGKTVVLYFYPKDDTPGCTKQACSFRDAQEQYQGKDIVVLGVSADDEVSHQAFTQKFNLNFPLLADTDKSLIQAYDVDGGGYAKRVTYVINPNGTIVHVDANVNTSNHASDILAALGL, from the coding sequence ATGCCTCTAGCAGTTGGTACGGATGCACCTGCATTTACCGTCAAAGATACTAATGGCAACACTGTCTCATTGTCTGATTTTGCTGGTAAGACAGTTGTTTTGTATTTTTATCCCAAAGATGACACTCCCGGCTGCACCAAACAAGCGTGTAGCTTCCGCGATGCTCAAGAGCAATATCAAGGTAAAGATATAGTTGTTTTGGGTGTGAGTGCCGATGATGAAGTGTCGCATCAAGCTTTTACCCAAAAATTCAATTTGAACTTTCCTTTATTGGCAGACACCGATAAGTCTCTGATTCAAGCTTACGATGTTGATGGTGGTGGTTATGCCAAGCGTGTTACCTACGTCATCAACCCCAATGGCACGATTGTTCATGTTGATGCCAATGTGAATACATCTAACCACGCCAGCGATATTTTAGCGGCTCTGGGCTTGTAA